A genomic stretch from Candidatus Hydrogenisulfobacillus filiaventi includes:
- a CDS encoding putative Gluconokinase (Evidence 3 : Putative function from multiple computational evidences; Product type e : enzyme) produces the protein MPERVVVGLDLGSSRLKYLVVDAAGRRRERGAAPAGTTIRGLHADQDPAAVARVLRAWLADISRRWSVQAIGLSAAMHSFLVVDGDGRARTRAWTWMDRRARAWAAALRQQPDAEALRQATGVPVHAMSPLVKWGWWQARHPHADPAWHPVGLKEYVLHALGAPWVTDYSTAGASGFLGLDGQWQPEALRLVRLQPAQLPGLGDPAAPAGGPGPLLRGGTDAFFAHLALAAGPGSRCAVLGFGTSGAVRVAVERPPRPLPPGLFCYSSGPGRGYLLGAAFSNAGNLLAWLAGWFGLPLEVAVGEGLAAVARGRRLPLVLPTLYGERSPWWQEELRAGILGLDPRHGRAECLGGALLALAALFRQGLTAVETAVGPIDQVLAGSALLHLPGLAGFLAGALGRPLTLAADTDASVTGAALLAAGAVGWTLRPAAATTREIPPADASLAPRVARLALRLEAAVPACAGRDGG, from the coding sequence ATGCCGGAACGGGTAGTGGTAGGCCTGGACCTCGGCAGCAGCCGGCTCAAGTACCTGGTGGTCGACGCTGCCGGCCGCCGGCGGGAGAGGGGGGCGGCGCCCGCCGGCACCACCATCCGCGGCCTGCACGCGGATCAGGACCCTGCGGCCGTGGCCCGCGTCCTCCGCGCCTGGCTGGCTGACATCAGCCGGCGCTGGTCCGTGCAGGCGATCGGGCTGAGCGCCGCCATGCACTCGTTCTTGGTGGTGGACGGTGACGGGCGTGCCCGTACCCGGGCCTGGACCTGGATGGACCGGCGGGCGCGGGCCTGGGCCGCGGCCTTGCGCCAGCAGCCGGATGCCGAAGCCCTTCGCCAGGCTACCGGTGTCCCCGTCCACGCCATGTCCCCCCTGGTCAAATGGGGCTGGTGGCAGGCCCGCCATCCCCATGCCGATCCCGCCTGGCATCCGGTCGGCTTGAAGGAATACGTGCTGCATGCCCTAGGAGCCCCCTGGGTCACCGACTACAGCACCGCCGGGGCCAGCGGCTTCCTGGGACTGGACGGGCAATGGCAGCCCGAGGCCCTCCGACTCGTGCGGCTGCAGCCGGCGCAGCTGCCCGGGCTCGGGGACCCGGCGGCCCCGGCCGGTGGCCCGGGACCGCTGCTGCGGGGCGGAACGGACGCATTCTTCGCCCACCTGGCCTTAGCTGCCGGCCCCGGGAGCCGCTGTGCGGTGCTGGGCTTCGGCACCAGCGGCGCGGTGCGGGTGGCGGTGGAGCGGCCGCCCCGGCCGCTGCCGCCGGGCCTCTTCTGTTATTCCTCGGGACCGGGACGGGGCTACCTGCTGGGAGCGGCCTTTTCCAACGCCGGCAACCTCCTGGCCTGGCTGGCCGGCTGGTTCGGGCTGCCGCTGGAAGTGGCCGTAGGCGAGGGGCTGGCGGCCGTCGCCCGCGGCCGCCGCCTGCCGCTGGTCCTCCCCACCCTGTACGGGGAACGGTCCCCCTGGTGGCAGGAGGAACTCCGGGCCGGCATCCTCGGCCTCGACCCGCGCCACGGACGGGCAGAATGCCTGGGCGGGGCCCTGCTGGCCCTGGCAGCCCTCTTCCGGCAGGGGCTGACCGCGGTGGAAACCGCCGTAGGTCCGATCGACCAGGTGCTGGCGGGATCAGCCCTGTTGCACCTGCCGGGCCTGGCCGGGTTCCTGGCCGGGGCCCTAGGGCGGCCGCTGACCCTGGCGGCGGACACCGACGCCTCGGTGACGGGGGCGGCCCTCCTGGCTGCGGGCGCGGTAGGCTGGACCCTGCGGCCGGCAGCGGCCACAACCCGGGAGATTCCGCCCGCGGACGCCAGCCTGGCCCCGCGCGTCGCCCGCCTCGCCCTCCGCCTGGAAGCGGCCGTCCCGGCCTGTGCAGGGCGGGACGGCGGGTAA
- the polA gene encoding DNA polymerase I — MGSRNEAGLAAAPAATTRPVLLAVDGHSLLFRAYHAMPPLTRSDGLPTGALLGFANMLLRVIREAQPQAVVVCWDSGRPTFRHAVYPAYKATRQEAPPEFRQQVELAHQLLDALGIPRLAEPGFEADDLLGSLARRAREAGWEVRIVTGDRDLLQLVQPGVEVWLTAAGLKAVERMDAAAVRRKLGVDPGQVPDLKGLMGDPSDNLPGVPGVGQKTAVALLQRFPDLEALFAGLDGVEPRVRRRLEGQEAVARQSRDLATIRQDVPVPWPPAAAPFQLRATPEALAFLESMEMRTVAERLKDREQPEAPAATALPDPVPEPPAAVPEWTAWPTEAAAVALLPDGDAGWWGFAPGRGSGRWPRPALPEAGGQRRAGWGVKAFWRQAWEGRRPEPALSDDVKIMAYLANPERSRYELDDLLADAGLTGAEGRDPGRRVAGLYRLWERLDAELAAAGMGRLYREVELPLIPILARMEAVGIRIDRDRLVAIGEALAADIARTQARIYELAGTEFNINSPQQLADVLFSKLGLPSGKRTKTGFSTDAETLEQLAPAHPVVAEILTFRQLVKLRGTYVDGLLPLIDAEGRVHTTFHQTGTATGRLSSSDPNLQNIPVRLPLGRQLRSVFLPSPGRVLLSADYSQIELRMLAHLSGDPGLIEAFRSGEDFHRRTAAEIFGLDPAAVDETWRSRAKAVNFGIVYGISDFGLARDTGVSREEARDYIERYFARYPRLKAYLEELKEQARTRGYSTTILGRRRPLRDIHSQNRMRRQYAERMAMNSVIQGSAADLIKVAMVRLAEAFRERGLKAELVLQVHDELIWDTPLEEVPAVAELAAVHMTSALPLAVPLQVDLKAGDNWEAMHPIGEPAPPGT; from the coding sequence GTGGGGTCCCGCAATGAGGCCGGCCTCGCGGCCGCTCCGGCTGCCACGACGCGGCCGGTGCTGCTGGCGGTCGACGGCCATAGCCTGCTGTTCCGTGCCTACCACGCCATGCCGCCGCTTACCCGCTCCGACGGCCTGCCCACCGGCGCCCTGCTCGGGTTCGCCAATATGCTCCTGCGGGTCATCCGGGAGGCTCAGCCTCAGGCGGTGGTGGTCTGCTGGGACTCGGGACGGCCGACCTTCCGCCATGCGGTGTACCCGGCCTACAAGGCTACGCGTCAGGAGGCTCCCCCCGAATTCCGCCAGCAGGTGGAGCTGGCTCATCAGCTGCTGGATGCGCTGGGCATCCCGCGGCTGGCCGAACCCGGCTTCGAGGCGGATGACCTGCTGGGCAGCCTGGCCCGGCGCGCGCGCGAAGCGGGCTGGGAGGTGCGCATCGTGACCGGCGATCGCGACCTGCTGCAGCTGGTTCAACCCGGGGTGGAGGTCTGGCTTACCGCTGCCGGGCTGAAGGCGGTGGAACGGATGGACGCCGCAGCGGTGCGCCGCAAGCTGGGCGTGGACCCCGGCCAGGTGCCTGACCTCAAGGGCCTCATGGGCGACCCCTCCGACAACCTGCCCGGCGTCCCGGGAGTGGGGCAGAAAACCGCGGTGGCGCTGTTGCAACGCTTCCCCGACTTGGAGGCGCTCTTTGCCGGCCTGGACGGGGTAGAGCCGCGGGTTCGCCGGCGCCTGGAGGGGCAGGAGGCGGTGGCGCGGCAGTCCCGCGACCTGGCCACCATCCGCCAGGATGTGCCGGTTCCCTGGCCGCCGGCCGCGGCTCCCTTCCAACTGCGGGCCACGCCGGAGGCGCTGGCCTTCCTCGAGTCCATGGAGATGCGGACGGTGGCGGAACGGCTGAAGGACCGTGAGCAGCCGGAGGCCCCGGCTGCGACGGCACTGCCGGACCCCGTTCCGGAACCGCCGGCCGCGGTGCCGGAGTGGACGGCCTGGCCCACGGAAGCGGCGGCGGTGGCCTTATTGCCCGACGGGGACGCGGGATGGTGGGGATTTGCTCCCGGCCGCGGGAGCGGCCGCTGGCCCCGCCCGGCCCTGCCGGAGGCCGGGGGACAGCGCCGGGCGGGCTGGGGGGTGAAGGCGTTCTGGCGGCAGGCCTGGGAAGGCCGCAGACCGGAGCCCGCGCTCAGCGACGACGTTAAGATCATGGCCTACCTGGCTAATCCCGAGCGCAGCCGCTATGAGCTGGACGACCTGCTGGCCGATGCCGGGCTCACCGGGGCCGAGGGCCGTGACCCCGGCCGGCGGGTCGCCGGCTTGTATCGGCTGTGGGAACGGCTGGATGCGGAGCTGGCGGCCGCCGGCATGGGGCGCCTGTACCGGGAGGTGGAACTGCCGCTGATCCCGATCCTGGCCCGCATGGAGGCGGTGGGGATCCGGATCGACCGCGACCGGCTGGTCGCCATCGGGGAGGCGCTGGCGGCCGACATTGCCCGCACCCAGGCCCGCATTTATGAGCTGGCGGGGACGGAGTTCAACATCAACTCCCCTCAACAGCTGGCTGACGTGCTGTTCAGCAAGCTGGGCCTGCCCAGCGGGAAGCGCACCAAAACCGGTTTTTCCACGGACGCCGAGACCCTGGAGCAGCTGGCGCCGGCCCACCCGGTGGTGGCGGAAATCCTGACCTTCCGGCAGCTGGTCAAGCTGCGCGGGACGTATGTGGACGGACTCCTGCCGCTCATCGACGCCGAGGGACGGGTGCACACCACCTTCCACCAGACGGGGACCGCTACCGGCCGCCTTTCCTCCAGCGATCCCAACCTCCAGAACATCCCCGTGCGCCTGCCCCTTGGCCGGCAGCTGCGCAGCGTGTTTCTGCCTTCCCCCGGCCGGGTGCTGCTGTCGGCCGACTATTCCCAGATCGAGCTCCGGATGCTGGCCCACCTGTCCGGGGATCCGGGCCTGATAGAAGCCTTCCGCAGCGGGGAGGATTTCCACCGCCGCACCGCGGCCGAGATCTTCGGCCTGGACCCGGCGGCCGTGGACGAGACCTGGCGCAGCCGGGCCAAGGCGGTCAACTTCGGTATCGTCTACGGCATCTCCGACTTCGGCCTGGCCCGGGACACCGGCGTCAGCCGGGAGGAGGCGCGCGATTACATCGAGCGCTACTTCGCCCGTTACCCGCGGCTCAAGGCCTACCTGGAGGAATTGAAGGAACAGGCGCGCACGCGGGGATACAGCACCACCATCCTGGGGCGGCGCCGGCCCCTGCGGGACATCCACAGCCAGAACCGCATGCGGCGGCAGTACGCGGAACGGATGGCCATGAATTCGGTGATTCAGGGCAGCGCCGCCGACCTCATCAAGGTGGCTATGGTGCGGCTGGCGGAGGCCTTCCGCGAGCGGGGTCTCAAGGCGGAGCTGGTGCTGCAGGTTCATGACGAGCTCATCTGGGATACCCCCCTGGAGGAGGTGCCGGCCGTCGCAGAGCTGGCGGCCGTCCATATGACCTCCGCCCTGCCGCTGGCGGTTCCCCTGCAGGTGGACCTGAAGGCCGGCGACAACTGGGAGGCCATGCATCCGATCGGGGAACCGGCGCCGCCGGGGACCTAA
- the mutM gene encoding Formamidopyrimidine-DNA glycosylase, which produces MPELPEVETIRAYLDPALRGRRIRAVLHLDPRMLKPVGGWGTSVPALRRVLTGACIRAVERRGKFLTLPLEVGGRLVLHLGMSGRLVLTGPGTAPLPHTHLVLEVAGAGELHLTDPRRFGRIGWLPAQAPEIGAVLGLGPEPLGDGWDAGVLARRLAGRRAPLKALLLDQRVVAGLGNIYSDEALFEARLAPDRPGGDLTPDEVGRLARAVVTVLQRSLAHGGTSFSDYVDALGHPGRNQEYLQVYGRAGKPCPACGSLVASRSVGGRTAHFCPACQGPGAGWAVREERHATV; this is translated from the coding sequence ATGCCCGAGCTGCCGGAAGTGGAGACCATCCGGGCCTACCTGGACCCCGCCCTGCGCGGCCGCCGCATCCGGGCCGTCCTGCATCTCGACCCGCGCATGCTGAAACCGGTCGGCGGCTGGGGGACCAGCGTCCCCGCGCTGCGCCGGGTTCTGACCGGCGCCTGCATCCGGGCGGTGGAGCGGCGGGGCAAGTTTCTGACCCTGCCGCTGGAAGTGGGGGGACGGCTGGTCCTGCACCTGGGCATGAGCGGGCGGCTGGTCCTCACCGGCCCGGGGACCGCCCCGCTCCCCCACACGCATCTGGTGCTGGAGGTGGCGGGCGCGGGGGAGCTGCATCTGACCGATCCGCGCCGGTTCGGCCGCATTGGCTGGCTACCGGCGCAGGCCCCGGAAATCGGGGCGGTGCTGGGCCTGGGTCCGGAGCCGCTGGGAGACGGCTGGGACGCCGGGGTGCTGGCCCGCCGCCTCGCCGGCCGCCGCGCGCCCCTCAAGGCCCTGCTGCTGGACCAGCGGGTGGTGGCGGGACTGGGCAACATCTACAGCGATGAGGCCCTGTTTGAAGCCCGCCTGGCCCCGGATCGTCCCGGCGGCGACTTGACGCCGGATGAGGTGGGGCGGCTGGCCCGGGCGGTGGTCACCGTCCTGCAGCGCTCCCTGGCTCACGGGGGGACCAGCTTTTCGGACTATGTCGATGCCCTCGGCCATCCCGGCCGCAACCAGGAGTACCTGCAGGTGTACGGGCGGGCGGGGAAGCCCTGCCCGGCCTGCGGGAGCCTGGTGGCCTCCCGGTCCGTGGGCGGGCGCACAGCCCATTTCTGCCCGGCCTGTCAGGGGCCCGGGGCGGGGTGGGCCGTAAGGGAGGAACGGCATGCAACAGTTTAG
- a CDS encoding conserved protein of unknown function (Evidence 4 : Unknown function but conserved in other organisms) — protein sequence MQQFSLLLESEAEARAVMARLWDKMKVRGEIQMVPMAVEGRTAYKLDVITEKDLTPAQLEKLPGKRLS from the coding sequence ATGCAACAGTTTAGCCTGCTGCTCGAAAGCGAAGCCGAGGCCCGGGCGGTGATGGCGCGCCTGTGGGACAAGATGAAGGTGCGGGGGGAGATTCAGATGGTCCCGATGGCGGTGGAGGGGCGGACCGCCTACAAGCTGGACGTCATCACGGAGAAGGACCTGACGCCCGCCCAGCTGGAGAAGCTGCCCGGGAAGCGGTTGTCGTGA
- a CDS encoding putative SBP_bac_5 domain-containing protein (Evidence 3 : Putative function from multiple computational evidences): MTARTAWPWVLLAVSLLPGLLAVRPAAVAPSHPDGGQVTLAVPQPAGSLDPAAAANLAERMTAINVFGTLVRLGPQGQVEPGLARVVQAGPDRLVLSVAPRPLTGGGRLSAALAVEALARTLWPGVRTPATAALLAPLVGSGRVEKGQARYPSGARPVAGHPDLLVLEARRGQAGILLRNLADPRLALVPPADQADGQGYWQREDLFGAGGWRLAAWEPGGSLRFRALDPSAPVQSVTLLPFASWPQGLLAFRNGMVQVLPVPPSRWAGFRPPPGGRLQLARTGTLTWYWNPRGPRTAPLSLQLPEWPRGLLDGRLPSLSRAWPAGLHPLGQGHLDLWVNAADGEAVALARRLARLTRGQVVPVVVPASTLDQGVQAGTVPAYLGRKDRFRRRGPALPVAPAATAWLVAPGLGLRTTDGLPLWSSLHPFLPGGRR, encoded by the coding sequence GTGACCGCCCGCACTGCCTGGCCCTGGGTGCTGCTGGCGGTCTCCCTGCTGCCCGGCCTGCTGGCGGTGCGGCCGGCGGCCGTGGCGCCGTCCCATCCGGATGGCGGACAGGTCACCCTGGCGGTGCCGCAGCCCGCCGGCAGCCTGGATCCCGCGGCGGCCGCCAATCTGGCGGAACGGATGACGGCGATCAACGTGTTCGGGACTCTCGTCCGCCTGGGGCCGCAGGGGCAGGTCGAGCCTGGCCTGGCCCGGGTGGTGCAGGCGGGGCCCGACCGCCTGGTGCTGTCGGTGGCGCCGCGGCCCCTGACCGGGGGCGGCCGCCTCAGCGCGGCCCTGGCGGTGGAGGCCCTGGCCCGCACCCTCTGGCCGGGGGTGCGGACCCCCGCGACAGCCGCCCTGCTGGCCCCGCTGGTCGGTAGCGGGCGGGTGGAGAAGGGGCAGGCGCGCTACCCCTCGGGAGCCCGGCCGGTGGCCGGACATCCGGACCTGCTGGTCCTGGAGGCCCGCCGGGGACAGGCCGGCATCCTGTTGCGTAACCTGGCCGACCCCCGCCTGGCGCTGGTGCCGCCGGCCGACCAGGCGGATGGGCAGGGATACTGGCAACGGGAGGATTTGTTCGGGGCCGGGGGATGGAGGCTGGCCGCCTGGGAGCCGGGCGGCAGCCTGCGCTTCCGGGCGCTGGATCCCTCCGCGCCCGTCCAGTCGGTCACCCTGCTGCCATTCGCATCCTGGCCCCAGGGGCTGCTGGCGTTCCGCAACGGGATGGTACAGGTCCTGCCGGTTCCGCCGTCCCGTTGGGCGGGGTTCCGGCCGCCGCCTGGCGGGCGCCTGCAGCTGGCGCGGACCGGGACCCTGACCTGGTATTGGAACCCCCGGGGGCCGCGCACTGCGCCCCTCAGCCTGCAGCTGCCGGAATGGCCCCGGGGACTGCTGGACGGGCGGCTGCCGTCCTTGTCCCGGGCTTGGCCGGCGGGGCTGCACCCGCTGGGCCAGGGCCATCTGGACCTCTGGGTGAATGCCGCGGACGGGGAGGCGGTCGCCCTGGCCCGCCGCCTGGCCCGCCTGACACGCGGGCAGGTGGTGCCGGTGGTAGTGCCGGCCTCCACCCTCGACCAGGGCGTGCAGGCGGGGACGGTGCCGGCCTACCTGGGCCGGAAGGACCGTTTCCGCCGGCGGGGGCCGGCGTTGCCGGTAGCGCCGGCGGCCACCGCCTGGCTGGTGGCGCCGGGCCTTGGGCTGCGCACAACAGACGGGCTGCCGCTGTGGTCCTCCCTGCACCCGTTCCTCCCGGGCGGTCGCCGCTGA
- the coaE gene encoding dephosphocoenzyme A kinase (Evidence 2a : Function from experimental evidences in other organisms; PubMedId : 10939241, 11886213, 12538896, 12682299, 15044829, 15526298, 17603993; Product type e : enzyme): MRVLGLTGGIGSGKSTAAAVLAGMGVPVVDADQVARRLQQRGAPGWRRVRELFGWPVLRADGELDRPRLARWIFTDPQQRARLDAALHPLIGAAIREDLQELEAHGADTAVLVAPLLFESGLDRLCRQVWVVEAPFALILERLRARGLAEADARARMAAQMAPAERRRRAQLVIPNGGSREELAARVQAAWQRFQEDAR; this comes from the coding sequence ATGCGGGTGTTGGGGCTCACGGGCGGCATCGGGTCCGGCAAGAGCACGGCCGCCGCCGTGCTGGCCGGGATGGGGGTGCCGGTGGTGGACGCCGACCAGGTGGCCCGCCGGCTGCAGCAGCGGGGCGCTCCCGGCTGGCGCCGGGTGCGGGAGCTCTTCGGGTGGCCGGTGCTGCGCGCCGACGGGGAACTGGACCGCCCCCGCCTGGCGCGGTGGATCTTCACCGACCCGCAGCAGCGCGCCCGGCTGGATGCCGCCCTGCATCCCCTGATCGGGGCCGCCATCCGCGAGGACCTGCAGGAGCTGGAGGCCCACGGGGCCGACACGGCGGTGCTGGTGGCGCCACTACTGTTCGAGAGCGGGCTCGACCGGTTGTGCCGGCAGGTCTGGGTGGTGGAGGCTCCCTTCGCTCTGATCCTGGAGCGGCTGCGGGCCCGCGGACTGGCGGAGGCCGACGCCCGGGCCCGCATGGCAGCCCAGATGGCGCCGGCGGAGCGCCGGCGGCGGGCGCAGCTGGTGATCCCCAACGGCGGCAGCCGCGAGGAGCTGGCGGCCCGCGTGCAGGCCGCCTGGCAGCGGTTCCAGGAGGATGCCCGTTGA
- a CDS encoding Soluble lytic murein transglycosylase precursor produces the protein MRRGRRLLAGLLLLTAVYLGLAPWPYRPAILAAAREAGLDPLLVAAVVRVESGFRAGARSRRGAVGLMQVVPATAAWLAASGRVPLPPPPGVPFSRWLEEPAVNLTFGSAYLRYLLDRYDGSLVLALAAYNGGPGTVHRWLEAGRLHRRDPRPGAIPYPETRAFVRRVEAYTRFYRWCYGFWYARLPAGPHWGRG, from the coding sequence TTGAGGCGGGGCCGGCGGCTGCTGGCGGGACTCCTGCTGCTGACGGCGGTCTATCTGGGCCTCGCTCCCTGGCCCTACCGGCCCGCCATCCTGGCCGCGGCGCGGGAGGCCGGGCTGGACCCTCTGCTGGTGGCTGCGGTGGTCCGGGTGGAGAGCGGCTTTCGTGCCGGGGCCCGTTCGCGGCGGGGGGCAGTGGGGCTGATGCAGGTGGTACCGGCCACGGCCGCGTGGCTGGCGGCCAGCGGGCGTGTGCCCCTCCCGCCCCCGCCGGGGGTCCCGTTCAGCCGCTGGCTGGAGGAGCCGGCCGTGAACCTCACCTTCGGCAGCGCCTACCTGCGCTATCTGCTGGACCGCTACGACGGCAGCCTGGTGCTGGCCCTGGCCGCGTACAATGGAGGACCCGGCACGGTGCACCGCTGGCTGGAGGCCGGCCGCCTCCACCGCCGTGACCCGCGCCCGGGTGCCATCCCCTATCCCGAGACCCGGGCGTTCGTCCGCCGGGTGGAGGCGTATACCCGCTTCTACCGGTGGTGCTACGGTTTCTGGTATGCCCGCCTGCCGGCGGGCCCACACTGGGGGCGGGGGTGA
- a CDS encoding protein of unknown function (Evidence 5 : Unknown function) codes for MAKILSEATKMKLGERLGVAELVRRGGWGEVPARQCGNLVREAVRLAEETLQK; via the coding sequence GTGGCCAAGATCCTGTCTGAAGCCACGAAGATGAAGCTGGGCGAACGGTTGGGCGTCGCGGAGCTCGTACGCCGCGGCGGGTGGGGGGAAGTCCCGGCCCGTCAATGCGGGAACCTGGTACGGGAAGCGGTACGTCTGGCGGAGGAAACCCTGCAGAAGTAA
- a CDS encoding Homoserine dehydrogenase, whose translation MTALAEVRIGLLGFGTVGQAVARLLREHGPWIEARTGKRLVLVGALVRNPDRHPDAGIPLTTRAEDLLDHRTADIVVEVLGGVEPALTYITAAMEQGQSVVTANKEVLAYHGSDLAELARRRGVALAFEASVAGGTPLLDPLLSHLALTPVYSISAVLNGTTNFMLNAMEEGLDFAQALRRAQRLGYAEADPGADLSGQDAVRKLVLLVREVWGVDVRPEAVPVLGIEALSPAVLARMRRIGLRVRLVAQAVLDCSAGCVQLAVLPRAMGADHLFASLKGPDNAIAVRTATGDYTLIGPGAGGLATAHAVLADLVRVAAGYRPPQAPADAAVRLAPDPWREQFWVLGGEDAPEPEGVPWEPVARAWHLTPPLTVAEVADWLSRHPGFAAVTREDPEEAGSDG comes from the coding sequence GTGACCGCATTGGCAGAGGTGCGTATCGGGCTCTTGGGATTCGGGACCGTGGGGCAGGCGGTCGCCCGGCTGTTGCGCGAGCACGGGCCCTGGATCGAGGCGCGGACCGGCAAACGGCTGGTGCTGGTGGGGGCCCTGGTGCGTAACCCGGACCGCCATCCGGATGCCGGTATCCCCCTCACCACCCGCGCGGAGGACCTTCTGGACCACCGCACGGCCGATATCGTGGTGGAGGTGCTGGGCGGGGTGGAGCCGGCCCTGACCTACATCACCGCCGCCATGGAACAGGGGCAGAGCGTGGTGACCGCCAATAAGGAGGTCCTGGCCTATCACGGCTCCGACCTGGCTGAGCTGGCGCGCCGCCGGGGCGTGGCCCTGGCCTTTGAGGCCAGCGTGGCCGGAGGCACCCCCCTGCTGGATCCCCTCCTCTCGCACCTGGCCCTGACCCCCGTGTACAGCATCAGCGCCGTGCTGAACGGCACCACCAACTTCATGCTCAACGCCATGGAGGAGGGGCTTGACTTTGCCCAGGCCCTGCGGCGGGCCCAGCGCCTGGGGTATGCGGAGGCCGACCCCGGCGCGGACCTGAGCGGGCAGGACGCCGTCCGCAAGCTGGTGCTGCTGGTGCGGGAGGTCTGGGGAGTGGACGTGCGGCCGGAAGCGGTGCCGGTACTCGGGATAGAAGCCCTCAGTCCCGCGGTCCTGGCCCGCATGCGCCGCATTGGCCTGCGGGTGCGGCTGGTGGCGCAAGCCGTGCTGGACTGCAGCGCCGGCTGCGTGCAGCTGGCTGTGCTGCCGCGGGCCATGGGGGCCGACCACCTGTTCGCCTCTTTAAAAGGACCGGACAACGCCATCGCCGTGCGCACCGCCACCGGCGATTACACCCTCATCGGCCCCGGGGCCGGCGGCCTGGCCACCGCCCATGCCGTCCTGGCCGACCTGGTGCGGGTGGCAGCCGGTTACCGGCCGCCGCAGGCCCCCGCCGACGCGGCGGTGCGCCTCGCACCGGATCCGTGGCGGGAACAGTTCTGGGTGCTGGGAGGGGAGGACGCCCCCGAGCCGGAAGGGGTGCCGTGGGAGCCGGTGGCGCGGGCCTGGCACCTGACCCCGCCCCTGACGGTGGCCGAGGTGGCGGACTGGCTATCCCGGCATCCCGGGTTTGCCGCCGTAACCCGTGAGGACCCGGAGGAAGCGGGCAGCGACGGGTAG
- a CDS encoding Vanomycin resistance protein VanB, which yields MQRMRATAGLLAAAVLGMGAAPAPVVVPPPGQAQAQMLKLPYLMASRTTTYYHAIPSQARNIELLAQRLNGTVVEPGQVFNYYAVVGPYTAANGYGEGRMFVGCNIVPSIGGGVCQGASTLYSAILRTGLPVVERHHHSLTVPYLPPGEDATVAGDYLNFRFRNNLRGPVLIGASAGNRHLTVAIWGPVQPPPIEVRHKVLKTFPYTTTRRVNPALKPGEERVIFPGQEGVTVESWLEIREPQGVVRRPLGIDHYRPSPRVVEVGPSA from the coding sequence GTGCAGCGCATGCGGGCGACGGCAGGGCTGCTGGCGGCTGCGGTCCTGGGGATGGGGGCGGCGCCGGCACCGGTGGTGGTGCCGCCCCCCGGGCAGGCCCAGGCGCAGATGCTGAAGCTGCCCTACCTCATGGCCAGCCGCACCACCACCTATTACCATGCCATCCCGTCCCAGGCCCGCAATATCGAGCTCCTGGCCCAGCGGCTCAACGGCACCGTGGTGGAGCCGGGGCAGGTGTTCAACTATTACGCGGTGGTAGGGCCCTACACCGCGGCCAACGGGTACGGGGAGGGGCGCATGTTCGTGGGCTGCAATATTGTGCCTTCCATCGGCGGCGGGGTCTGCCAGGGGGCCAGCACCCTGTACTCCGCTATCCTGCGTACCGGCCTGCCCGTGGTGGAGCGCCATCATCACAGCCTGACCGTGCCCTACCTCCCCCCGGGGGAGGACGCGACGGTGGCCGGTGACTACCTCAATTTCCGCTTCCGGAACAACCTGCGGGGTCCGGTCTTGATCGGGGCGAGTGCCGGCAACCGCCATCTCACGGTGGCCATCTGGGGGCCGGTGCAGCCCCCGCCCATTGAAGTCCGGCACAAGGTGCTGAAGACCTTCCCCTACACCACCACCCGGCGGGTCAACCCGGCCCTGAAGCCGGGCGAGGAACGGGTGATCTTCCCGGGACAGGAAGGGGTGACGGTGGAGAGCTGGCTGGAAATCCGGGAACCCCAGGGGGTGGTCCGGCGGCCGCTCGGGATCGATCATTACCGTCCCAGCCCCCGGGTGGTGGAAGTGGGCCCCTCCGCCTGA
- the yuiH gene encoding Uncharacterized oxidoreductase YuiH has protein sequence MPDRIPPHQTVTSGFPVLHAGSVPRMPGPRDWRFAIRGLVRRPRILTWEDMLALPRVRITADIHCVTGWSKLDVTWEGVPTRAVHALAGADPRACCVMVHGANDFSANLTLEDFLAPGCLFAIAVDGRPLSPEHGGPMRLVVPQLYFWKSAKWVTGLEYLAEERPGFWEERGYHLHGDPWKEERYW, from the coding sequence ATGCCTGATCGCATCCCGCCGCATCAGACGGTGACCAGCGGGTTTCCCGTCCTGCACGCCGGTTCCGTGCCCCGTATGCCGGGGCCCCGCGACTGGCGGTTCGCCATCCGGGGCCTGGTCCGCCGGCCCCGCATCCTGACCTGGGAGGATATGCTGGCCCTGCCGCGCGTGCGCATCACCGCCGACATCCACTGTGTGACCGGCTGGAGCAAGCTGGACGTCACCTGGGAGGGGGTGCCCACCCGGGCGGTGCACGCGCTGGCCGGGGCCGACCCCCGCGCGTGCTGCGTCATGGTGCACGGGGCCAACGATTTCAGTGCCAATCTCACCCTGGAGGATTTCCTCGCCCCCGGGTGCCTGTTTGCGATCGCCGTGGACGGGCGGCCGTTGAGTCCCGAACACGGCGGGCCCATGCGGCTGGTGGTGCCGCAGCTCTACTTCTGGAAGAGCGCCAAGTGGGTCACCGGCCTGGAATACCTGGCCGAGGAGCGCCCGGGCTTCTGGGAGGAGCGCGGGTATCATCTGCACGGGGATCCCTGGAAGGAGGAACGGTACTGGTAA